Genomic DNA from Pleurodeles waltl isolate 20211129_DDA chromosome 1_2, aPleWal1.hap1.20221129, whole genome shotgun sequence:
ATCTGCAACGAAAAAGAAAAGATCAAACTTAAAGCCACAAAATAAATAGAGTTTCTTGGAAAATAATCTACTCGTATGTTCATGAGGCAGTTATAAAGGGCAAAGGATAAAATGACAATCCAGTTAGCAAAACATAGCAATGCTGGGAAAGAGTAGTTCTCTCACACAAGGGGCTGTACAGTGTCTTTATTCTCACACACGTagctttcaatatatatttttaatcaagTGAAATAGGATGGAAACTATGAGGAAAGTGGGTATTGTTTGTGGAAAGGTCCCTTGTTGATCACTCCAGGTTAAGAGATGTGGAAACACTGAACAAGGGATATTAAGTCAGCTTTGATCCCGTTGTTCAGGAACCCATACAGGATCGGATTCAGACAGCAGGACATCATACCCAAGAGATGGCAGATACAGAACACTAATTTAAAATGGCGATTGGAAATGAGGTTGGCGTTAAAATCCGTAACAAGGTGGAAAAGATAAAGGGGCATCCAGCTGATAGCGAAAACCAAGATCAGCACCGTCAGCCTGCAGAAAACTCGCCGCGATCTTTTCTTGATCCGTGTGATGGACTTGGATACAGAGATCATGTTCTGCAGCTCGTAGTTGTCTTCCGCTTTCATATCAAAGCATATTGGAACGCCGGGTAAGAAGACACTGGAGGGCATTGCCTGGCTTCGGTCTGTAGTTGAGGTTTCGGGGACCTCTCCATAATGACTCTCTTGATGGCGCCTTGTAGTGGCCGGGACCACACTGGAAGATTTTTTACTATACCTTCTTCTGTGTTTCCTCACAAAAGTGTAACTCCACCTGCTGTGGCTGCTGGAAATTTCCATTTGGGGCTGGTTGTTCTTTGGCTGTTGAAGTGTTAAGTTAATCATCTCATTTTCTTCACACTTGTTGTCTCTGCTTGGCATCCTAGAGCTTATGCTCCTGCagacactggtgtggctaacagtCAGGCAGACCAAAGGCAATATGTACTGCACAATCAACAATGACATTGTGAAGGCAATTCTGTAGGACCCAGAAGGCCAGGACTCAATGCATAAGTACCTGTCCTTTAATGGCTCGAGATTAATTGTCTCACTGAGGTCAATCATCTTGTGAAAGACTGGTAGCGGGGAACAAATTGTGAAGCCCAGAGTCCAGACAGTGGCTATTAGGAAGTATCCATGGTTAGCTGTGAGGGTAGTAGACAGCGGGTGCTTAATCATGTAATAACGAACCATGGCAATGGACATTAACATGAGAGTAGAAATAAGAACAGACACACATTGCAAGAAAGGGACCACATGGCACAGGATTTCACCAAAGATCCACTGATCAAGTAGGACGTAGGTCAGTGTAAAAGGGGAACAGAAAAGCACAACGAGAATGTCAGAAAAAGCCAGGTTTCCAATGAGAaagtttatgatcgttttctgTTTGCGCTTCCGGAACAGAGCAACAAGGATGAGAATATTCCCCATGAAGCCGAGAAGACTGACAAAGGTGTACAAGCCAATGATAAAGTATCTTATGTCATCGACACTGCTGTTGTAGTCTTCCCAAGAAGGGAAATTTGAGCTTGTTGAAGTTGCTGTGCTATTGTCCTCtttgttatttgttttgttgttatcGTCCTTGCGCTCGGAATCCATATTTGTGCCCTGTTTAAAAGAAGAAATATATAGATCATTAATGGGCAGATGAAACAATCAGTCACTATTGATCATAATCAATAGCAACTGTGCACTATTGCATTTCACTTGTCACAGAATCAAAATTGTTTTTCAAATGCATGGCATCCCACTCTCGATGGGAGAGCCACATTACCTGGGGTCAGGTGCAAGTATCTACCAAAACAATGGAACATATGCACAAACAATTCCCCTTTTGAAAACCGATCATTAATTCAATGGGCAATCAGGTTCAACATGTTACTCAATAAGCAAGCTGAGCCATAACTTTGAAATATAGGCATTGCTAAAAACGGCAATCATACCATATACTATACACTGATTCAAGTCTACACTTTTAACTATTTTCACAATGGACAAGTCCATTCCTCTAAGCTCCGGAAAAAAACATAAGAGTTTACTAAAATCTTCAGCCCATTTAATATTTGATCCAAACTTTTTGGAGTAAATTTCTGTGTGAGAACTGGGTAGTAAAAATCACTGGGTAAGTTTTGAACTTGTGGTTATCGCCGCCCTACCAATGGTGACCAGCTAGCCCTCCATTGGAAACACTCCTGATCCCACTTTGCCCCTAATGTCAGCACTGCTGTACGGTATGCACTATTGGTAGATTGTACGTTTTGAAACTACATCTGCATGATTAAATCTTTACACATCCTAATACTGTCAGTCAAGATCACCGGAATTACGcctacatttttaatttttctcaTTTAAGATGAACTTAAGTACACAAGAAAAAGTTTAAGCTTTTAATTGAGTACTCCGAATGACAACTCAGGTTGAGGCCCATATTAGAATCAATGTCATATTACCGACTTTGAAATATTGGGCAATGTCTTGATTATATCTTTATctgatgaagattttttttttgttcatgttgaaATGAAATTGCGGGCTTCGATGCCAGTAAAGTTAACACAACTAAATTATTATATTGCGATCTTGGCTCATTTCGCACATGGAAGGGAGGTAAGAATGCTCAGATGTAATTTTAATTACACTCGTGAAATTTGATGATTTTGCAAATATTGCATACTTGAAATTTGAAAAATTGAAATTAGGCAattttgtgtcattgtttttctgGGGacaagtggctcaagcaaacaaaATCTCATAGAAAGACATTTTGTGCTCAAACTAGTATCTTATTAGTAtctgatatgattttttaaatcagGTATGTCCAAGTGGAAAATTATAATGTAATACACCACCAAACTACCTTAAATTTCATTACTTTGCACTTCCCTAGCAAGGAGTAGACTCCCCACATTCTTCCTAGCAACCTGTCCCGGTCTATCATACTCTGTCCCTGATACATACCTTTCTATCCAGCCTGTTTACCATAGTCCTTTTCCAGTTGTCATGCCCCTCGCTGCCTAGTTCCAAACCAGTGTGACTTTCCTTCACTCTTTGCACAAGTCCCTCCTTGCCCAGCTCCTGTATTGGAATCCCCCTTTGCTCCCTGCATGGAGCTTTCTAGGTGCACTTTCTGTGTCCTGCCCTGCGAGGTCTCACATATCCCTCCTTTTACACCCAACACCTTGGGTTCCATTCTCAAAGCACCTAAAATAGATTTAGGTTCTCATGGTGTGTCCATTCTTGTTATATATTCGGAAAATGTGAAATGAATACGCTCAAACTATaggtctcattatgactttggtggtcctttTCCAGGTTCGCCGAAAATGTTGcagacaaaagaccaccagtgctggcagtcttttgcccaccacattatgagtccttggaggacttctgcccatttctgtGAGGAAGTCCAACTCTGAAGTGGTGGGTGCATCGCCAGCACAGCCATGGCAGCAGGACTCCACCTagcgtattacaagccgtaatacagtTTGACAGAGttctgctggcatggtggtgcttgCGATGCAAGACCGTCAGGACCCACGCCCTCCCGGACATCCTCCTaaatggagaaggtaagtgggcatccatAGGGGGGGATGCTGGTGTCTTTGTGTTTGCAGGGTATGTGTCTGTGGAGGGGGGTGGCGAATGCGTCGgtgtatgcaagtgaatgtgaatgtgtgtgcgtgtatgtgcgcatgtatggggtgtctgtgtggatgaatgcaagtgagtgggggtgcctgagtgcatgtttgcgagtgagtggtggtgtctgtgtggatgtatacGTATGCTGAACGGGTGTGTATGTaaatgcatgcgtgcatgaaggggTAGGGGGCTgtggtgggataagatgttttagtgtgcggggggagagctgaaaaactgttacccccttcagttggggtgggggcataaccaggcccatactgtttggtagccataacctcactatttttttttaaattccctggcatctattagatTTTTCGGCCCTGAGGTGTGGTTGGGGAtgattgccctatctgcccactggtgggcagaacaacttgggccccatttatttggggtgggggtatggccacacccccaccctctcattttgaaaataaaatcttcccaggtctctggtaggctttctgccctccttgggggcagatgggccttccaaaaataagccgacctgcccccaaggggggcagatatggccaatagtaatgtgcccccatggtgagcaacccttgcccaaagggccgccccccaaacaaaacacacacacaccaatccctggtgcctaagtggttgctccccttgcgtgaaattgacgcaaaaaaataaaaatccctggtgtatagttgtttatgtcccccttgggggcagattggcctaacaataataggccaaagggggcagaaatgcttaatacaatttgccccccagtggagtgactcttgcctaaggggtcgctccccatacataaaaacataaagtaaataaaaaaaatatatatatctcctcattataataggccgatctacccccgggggggaggcaaaaaggcctaaaaatattttgcccccctgggcagaggcccttgcccaaggggcccctccccttAAGCGTaagcataacatttttaaaaaaaatccctggtgtctagcggtttttgccaccccccccccccggggaaggtcggcctaattatattaggcagatCCCTAAAAATAATTTAGCCCCCCCCCGGGAagggacccttgcctatggggtcgctccccacatattaaaaaaaaaaataattagccctggtgtctaggggcctttcctttcctttcacgtcTCTGCCGGCCTCCTCCTCctaagtggaagagaaatgctgagcacttctcctcctcatcgtccagcgcgatgggaggtgacctctgatgaggtcagcacgcgattgcgtgctgacgtcatgagACGTCACTGGGGAATTCAGGGGTGgatggggaagcgattccccttctagcCCTGACATGGGGGGGGGGCAGCACTCGGGGGAGTGCGGGTACCTGGAGCAGCGCAGCCatggcgtaaccattacgtccacagcggggaaggggttaacaatTCTTATCTTCGATTGCAAGTATCCAATTTGATTGCCTTTTTGCTTGTTATTTCTCTTTAGTTGTCTAAATCTGTTTTGGAATGTACTTAGTTATTTTATTGACTGTAAAATCATTTGATAGTTCTTAAAATTAACAGGCATTTGTTTAGGGAATTGTCTGCTGCTTGTGCCATTAATTTTAGGGGTTGGGCAGAAGACCTACAAATCTGACCTAACCAGTTTGTATTTATTAAGTTGGTAGGGGTACCCTCATCCCAAATTACTCACCAAGTTACTGACACTGCATGTCTGGTTCCCTTGAGATCACAACTTTGCTTAgttttgacatttgtttttttactaaaaGCTATAGTAAAAACAGGTTGAAGACATATTGTACCTGTGTACATGTGAAAGCATGCCTCCTACAGGCCCTTGATGCATTTGTTCAAGCAACACATGGTACACCAGAAACAAAATGTTGAAAGTATGCATATCATTTGCTTTGGATGCTAATATATTTGTAAGTGCTGGATGAATTTTATCACATGTATGTTGTGAATTAGTAGTGCAGGAAATAAGGGATGCAAACATCCAGATAAGGTAAGAGGGATTTCCAGTGATGTATCAAAAGCAGCATTAATGAAATGTAGGATTGTATACCGAACACTCACTGTCACCACTTCTGAAATTGATGAGATATGCAGCCCTCATACGTAGCAAAGTGCAGACTGTGCCTTAATGGTCAACTTGGTGTAAGAGTTTCCTAATCAAAGGTACCATATATCAGTCTTTGATTCTTATGCTGTTATTTTGTTTTTGGCTCAGTATCCCTAAGGCTGCTCATCTCCCTTCTTTGGTtcaaaagtaagaggagaggcttcCAGAGACTTTGAATGACAAATAAAACGCTCTAGAAGATTGTTATCCTGCTGTGCTATAAAATAACTAGATTCTGGTCCAGAATAGATCCTCTTACACAGTCTTCTCACTCGTGCTTCAGAATCAGTTTAGAGTAGAAGTGTGCAAAGTTTCGTTTCCTCAGGCaaggttttgtgaatgtttttcagTCCATATACTCTAAAAAAGCTATTCGATGCTCCTACATAGTTACCAGTGTAATTTTGTTCTCCACTTATCAAGATAATCTTCATTTTAATATGTACCAACTAAGCTATTTAAATATTTACTCGACACATGCTGGAAAATCTATGTAGATATTTTCTCTGCGAGTTTCCATGTTGTTGAGCTTTTTTATGGAGCCTTGCATTGCAAAAGagaaaaacactaaggcccgttAAGAGTTTGTGAGATTTCCCGATTTGGCAGCTAGTGGGAGTTGCAGTGCGTAATTTGTAATACAATAAGTGCTGGGGACCAAAGTATTGTTCAAAAGCCAGCGGCCTGTGCAACAAGAATGCATACTCTAGattgcacctcatgcctctttcacctCCAATAAAACTCCCTTCTCCTTTATCACACTGTTTCGGGTTCTtttccatccctgctttctcccttgtcACCATGTTTCAGATTATTTAATTTGCAATTTATAAaaagttacaatgttttttctagAACTACACAAATGCTGAAAAACACCTTTATGATTGGTAGCCATATAAATGACACACCTTTATAATTGGTAGCCATTTAAATGACTGAAATGTACTATTTACCCGTCTGCCATACCAAAGGCAGCAGATAGATCCTGATACTCTTCTGGAATTTATTTACCTACCTCCATacgaaaagtgaaaaaatcataaATGTTTGAAAAGCTTATACTGAATTTTATGCCTTCGTCAGTCCAGAAATCGATAATAACTTTTAAAAATCAGCGAAGAAACATCAATTTCTGACACAACTCCTTTTTCAATAGGGAAAAGCTCTAATACTGTGGCATTTTTGATCCTGGAGTGAAAGTGCTAATGCAGCACAAAATCAGCGCCAAAGGCAAGATTTACATATTGATATCTAGAGCAATAGATGTTTCAAACTAAATGAAGTTGCAATGGTTTTCATAGATCTTCACtaaaaatcaaaaaaaaattgcAGTTGTGTCCACCCTTGTTTGACAGCCTTATATGCAACAGAAAAATAGTATTTCCGCTTCTGCCTTTCCGAAGACATCAGGAAAATGAGCTACTTGTTACAATTCAGTATGTCTACCAGCACCACTAAAAGTACAAAAAGCATAAATGCAGGAAAACCCAATACTAAACTAAAAATTACTGAGTTATCTGTCACTAGCCAAGTTAACAAGAAATCAAACAAAAGAAGGATAAAACACCTCATAGGATATGTCAGCAACATGGGTTTAGAGAGTCAATGTGTAAGGGGAGTAGCATATGAGCTTCACTGGGACCAGAAAACGTTTCAGAACCACTGATGCCCCTTAAACGTTTAATACCAGCTTACCTGACAATGTTTTTGTCATGTTTGTTATTGCTATGTGTGACAAAAATACTGCTGCTTATGAAAAAATCAGAATATCTGTGCTAGTTACGGGATGAAAGAAATAAGGGTAGTAGTGAGAAGGGTGAAAGACcttctcaaataataaacacaattcctgtcatggtgaaccacaaaagtcactaaattgacttGTCCTTAATGCTTCGGTTGCTTGGCACATAAGACATCAGactgaacttagaggcaatgtgtaaagtatttaagaggcactcaaacagcaataaagtaaaaacaaagaaCAATAAATATCCCAATCATATGTAGCAAAATCGAGTtagttttaataaatataaagaTACCAGAACAACACAATTCACACAATTCCTATCAGTAGAACCAgcgataatatatttttttaacttttaggtTAGAAatggtgccaagaagcacaaagttgtCCTAGAGCGGgagacagtcacaagttcaggcagacagcaatggagcacgggtcagatacagggaccaggttagccccGCTGAAGGGTTCTCATATCTGACTTGTAGAATTCTATTTGTGGTGTAGG
This window encodes:
- the NPY5R gene encoding neuropeptide Y receptor type 5, which gives rise to MDSERKDDNNKTNNKEDNSTATSTSSNFPSWEDYNSSVDDIRYFIIGLYTFVSLLGFMGNILILVALFRKRKQKTIINFLIGNLAFSDILVVLFCSPFTLTYVLLDQWIFGEILCHVVPFLQCVSVLISTLMLMSIAMVRYYMIKHPLSTTLTANHGYFLIATVWTLGFTICSPLPVFHKMIDLSETINLEPLKDRYLCIESWPSGSYRIAFTMSLLIVQYILPLVCLTVSHTSVCRSISSRMPSRDNKCEENEMINLTLQQPKNNQPQMEISSSHSRWSYTFVRKHRRRYSKKSSSVVPATTRRHQESHYGEVPETSTTDRSQAMPSSVFLPGVPICFDMKAEDNYELQNMISVSKSITRIKKRSRRVFCRLTVLILVFAISWMPLYLFHLVTDFNANLISNRHFKLVFCICHLLGMMSCCLNPILYGFLNNGIKADLISLVQCFHIS